The Diadema setosum chromosome 1, eeDiaSeto1, whole genome shotgun sequence genome has a window encoding:
- the LOC140234273 gene encoding protein YIF1B-B-like isoform X2, with the protein MDVPPGLRHPQQRTGHQRKSKSKNRDGPTPLFDDTSTGPPPAHQGGGIPPNQYMGPANPMQPSFPGQQLINDPMANMAMQYGASLADQGKDVVEKQIDRFMSVSKLKYYFAVDTTYVAKKLLILLFPFSHTNWTIQYNQDEPVAPRYEINAPDLYIPSMAFVTYLLLAGVALGQQQRFSPEMLGRQGSSALVWFIIEIVAVIITMYITNIHTALRKLDLVAFCGYKYCSMILCLLASVVFGSFFYYITFLYTSVSIVFFLVRNLKLIILPESQHEGMAYGNKRRMYILLFIAVMQPVFIYWLTYHLTRHTTVKDM; encoded by the exons ATGGATGTTCCACCAGGGTTGAGGCATC CCCAGCAGAGAACAGGCCATCAGAGGAAAAGTAAGTCAAAGAATCGTGATGGCCCCACCCCACTGTTTGATGACACCAGCACTGGACCACCCCCAGCTCATCAGGGAGGGGGGATTCCCCCAAACCAATACATGGGTCCAGCCAACCCTATGCAGCCTAGCTTTCCAGGCCAGCAACTGATCAACGATCCAATGGCCAACATGGCCATGCAGTATGGGGCATCCTTGGCTGACCAGGGAAAGGATGTGGTGGAGAAACAG ATTGACAGATTTATGTCCGTCAGCAAGCTCAAATATTACTTTGCAGTGGACACAACATACGTGGCAAAGAAACTTCTCATTCTCCTTTTCCCATTCTCACACACG AACTGGACCATACAGTACAACCAGGACGAGCCGGTTGCCCCTCGCTATGAGATCAATGCGCCAGACCTGTACATCCCCTCCATGGCTTTTGTCACATACCTTCTCCTTGCAGGGGTGGCTCTCGGACAGCAACAAAG GTTTTCTCCTGAAATGCTCGGTAGGCAGGGCAGCTCCGCCCTAGTCTGGTTCATCATTGAAATCGTTGCCGTTATCATCACAATGTACATCACCAACATCCACACAGCACTAAGAAAACTGGACCTGGTGGCATTCTGCGGCTACAAATATTGCAG TATGATCCTGTGTCTCCTTGCCAGTGTGGTTTTTGGATCCTTCTTTTATTACATCACATTCTTGTATACCAGTGTCTCAATAGTGTTTTTCTTG GTTCGGAATCTGAAGCTGATCATCCTTCCCGAGTCGCAGCACGAAGGCATGGCTTACGGCAACAAGCGACGGATGTACATCCTCCTGTTCATCGCCGTGATGCAACCAGTCTTTATCTACTGGCTGACGTACCATCTGACAAGACATACCACCGTCAAGGACATGTAG
- the LOC140234273 gene encoding protein YIF1B-B-like isoform X1, translated as MDVPPGLRHRKSQQRTGHQRKSKSKNRDGPTPLFDDTSTGPPPAHQGGGIPPNQYMGPANPMQPSFPGQQLINDPMANMAMQYGASLADQGKDVVEKQIDRFMSVSKLKYYFAVDTTYVAKKLLILLFPFSHTNWTIQYNQDEPVAPRYEINAPDLYIPSMAFVTYLLLAGVALGQQQRFSPEMLGRQGSSALVWFIIEIVAVIITMYITNIHTALRKLDLVAFCGYKYCSMILCLLASVVFGSFFYYITFLYTSVSIVFFLVRNLKLIILPESQHEGMAYGNKRRMYILLFIAVMQPVFIYWLTYHLTRHTTVKDM; from the exons ATGGATGTTCCACCAGGGTTGAGGCATCGTAAGT CCCAGCAGAGAACAGGCCATCAGAGGAAAAGTAAGTCAAAGAATCGTGATGGCCCCACCCCACTGTTTGATGACACCAGCACTGGACCACCCCCAGCTCATCAGGGAGGGGGGATTCCCCCAAACCAATACATGGGTCCAGCCAACCCTATGCAGCCTAGCTTTCCAGGCCAGCAACTGATCAACGATCCAATGGCCAACATGGCCATGCAGTATGGGGCATCCTTGGCTGACCAGGGAAAGGATGTGGTGGAGAAACAG ATTGACAGATTTATGTCCGTCAGCAAGCTCAAATATTACTTTGCAGTGGACACAACATACGTGGCAAAGAAACTTCTCATTCTCCTTTTCCCATTCTCACACACG AACTGGACCATACAGTACAACCAGGACGAGCCGGTTGCCCCTCGCTATGAGATCAATGCGCCAGACCTGTACATCCCCTCCATGGCTTTTGTCACATACCTTCTCCTTGCAGGGGTGGCTCTCGGACAGCAACAAAG GTTTTCTCCTGAAATGCTCGGTAGGCAGGGCAGCTCCGCCCTAGTCTGGTTCATCATTGAAATCGTTGCCGTTATCATCACAATGTACATCACCAACATCCACACAGCACTAAGAAAACTGGACCTGGTGGCATTCTGCGGCTACAAATATTGCAG TATGATCCTGTGTCTCCTTGCCAGTGTGGTTTTTGGATCCTTCTTTTATTACATCACATTCTTGTATACCAGTGTCTCAATAGTGTTTTTCTTG GTTCGGAATCTGAAGCTGATCATCCTTCCCGAGTCGCAGCACGAAGGCATGGCTTACGGCAACAAGCGACGGATGTACATCCTCCTGTTCATCGCCGTGATGCAACCAGTCTTTATCTACTGGCTGACGTACCATCTGACAAGACATACCACCGTCAAGGACATGTAG